In the genome of Cherax quadricarinatus isolate ZL_2023a chromosome 83, ASM3850222v1, whole genome shotgun sequence, one region contains:
- the LOC128702268 gene encoding uncharacterized protein, with protein sequence MRASTELLIVFLLCLAAAVPQEAKDGQDAKISDRENAKLSDGQNVNSTDEQDAKFFIKSYSTTTWTFLSSFTSTVPYTCYTTAAGVVACRGRRMRNSKRLFVERDADTFELLSSISGDDVKEDDRLSESEKFFFTLWRTSSSTVTVTTYSTNRSVTVSVSVMCTYPGVALNFC encoded by the exons ATG AGAGCATCAACAGAACTCCTcattgtcttcctattatgtttAGCTGCAGCTGTACCTCAGGAAGCTAAAG ATGGACAAGATGCAAAGATATCAGATAGAGAAAATGCTAAGTTATCAGATGGACAAAATGTTAATTCCACGGATGAACAAGATGCTAAGTTCTTTATCAAGTCTTACTCAACTACCACTTGGACCTTCTTGTCTTCGTTCACCTCCACAGTACCCTACACCTGTTACACAA CTGCTGCCGGTGTCGTAGCTTGCAGGGGTCGTCGGATGCGTAATTCTAAAAGGCTTTTCGTGGAACGGGATGCGGATACCTTTGAACTTCTCAGCAGCATATCTGGTGACGACGTCAAAGAAGACGACAGGTTGTCTGAGAGCGAGAAGTTCTTCTTCACGTTGTGGAGGACATCTAGCTCTACCGTCACCGTCACTACCTACTCTACCAACCGTTCTGTCACTGTCTCTGTGTCAGTAATGTGCACTTACCCTGGCGTCGCCCTCAACTTCTGCTAG
- the LOC128702125 gene encoding uncharacterized protein, whose translation MTRAVVGVLLMAVASLAATTTLELQQEDNNNTGGEAKFFVKNYYTTTWTFLSSFTSTVPYTCYTTGMEAPMACMGRRLRRQKRTHMQVSQEEAASLGSSIQSELEGDLIEGLESAQEKFFFTVWRTSSTTATVTTYSTNRSVTISISIACTYPGILYNVC comes from the exons ATGACG AGAGCAGTGGTGGGTGTGCTCTTGATGGCTGTGGCAAGCTTGGCAGCGACCACCACCCTGGAACTCCAGCAGGAAG ataataataataccgGTGGTGAGGCCAAGTTCTTCGTGAagaactactacaccaccacttggaccttcctctcctccttcacGTCCACCGTCCCTTACACCTGCTATACTA CTGGTATGGAGGCTCCCATGGCTTGCATGGGTCGCAGACTTCGCCGCCAAAAGAGGACTCACATGCAAGTGTCACAAGAGGAAGCTGCGAGTCTCGGGAGCAGCATCCAGAGTGAACTGGAAGGTGATCTGATAGAGGGGTTGGAGTCTGCGCAGGAGAAGTTCTTCTTCACTGTGTGGAGAACCTCCAGCACCACAGCCACCGTCACTACTTACTCCACCAATCGATCCGTCACCATTTCCATTTCGATTGCATGCACTTACCCGGGAATATTGTATAATGTTTGTTAG